Proteins encoded in a region of the Drosophila busckii strain San Diego stock center, stock number 13000-0081.31 chromosome 2L, ASM1175060v1, whole genome shotgun sequence genome:
- the LOC108601784 gene encoding uncharacterized protein LOC108601784 isoform X1: MHNLIKSPALYEILKSPMPEQLESNDKRATTETTTELNANAFEFVPRATLSESESEPKTTEQRLNLNELQRQFEALDQCKATQPKLLLPWKGFPKPLRPERLNKAPAGATAKQQQPKAKAAHVACKQKKPPAHTNKEPDCKATDKLKTTAEKKLAEEKRREHERKIALEALKLVEQRRSRETEEPKPKPLVHLSRSPVRFTPEERVRVDRLRLIKREHIERVLREMRDELEAKQQQQQQQPISNRYVALQRALKQQPASETEAATEPVLKPAAAAAAEAAAAPPKRYIPTVKQWDERCKAKASKAAANKENEKQQQHQPRAAAEESSEQPARAMLASSLRQNLPPQPAQQLNAKSRELFVPRFWPRAPSLASSERRRGNLTHARNISRAFPMCGLLPTPSPHGQPDDDDDEDDDVAYECSKSIKRYSIEQLLKLEPQPQQLQKPQIEHSLLKLNFLFD; this comes from the exons atgcacaacTTGATAAAGAGTCCAGCACTATACGAGATACTAAAGAGCCCCATGCCCGAGCAGCTAGAAAGCAACGACAAGAGAGCGACAACTGAGACAACAACTGAGCTGAATGCAAATGCGTTTGAGTTTGTGCCACGTGCCACGctaagcgagagcgagagtgagccGAAGACGACTGAGCAGCGGTTGAATCTAAATGAGCTGCAGCGTCAGTTCGAAGCGCTGGATCAATGCAAAGCAACGCAgccgaagctgctgctgccctggAAAGGATTTCCCAAGCCGCTGCGTCCCGAGCGACTAAACAAAGCGC ctgcaggcgcaactgcgaagcagcagcagcccaaggcGAAGGCAGCGCATGTTgcctgcaagcaaaagaagcCGCCAGCGCATACAAACAAAGAGCCAGACTGCAAAGCAACGGACAAGCTCAAAACTACTGCTGAGAAGAAGCTGGCGGAGGAAAAGCGACGCGAGCATGAGCGCAAAATAGCGCTGGAGGCGCTCAAGCTTGTAGAGCAGCGACGCAGCCGCGAGACGGaggagccaaagccaaagccgctgGTGCATTTGTCGCGCTCCCCAGTGCGCTTTACGCCTGAGGAGCGCGTGCGCGTCGATCGCTTGCGTTTGATTAAACGTGAGCATATCGAGCGCGTGCTGCGTGAAATGCGCGATGAGCTTgaagcgaagcagcagcagcaacaacaacaacccatAAGCAATCGCTATGTAGCGCTGCAGCGTGcgctgaagcagcagccagcgtcAGAGACAGAGGCAGCAACTGAGCCTGTGctgaagccagcagcagcagcagcagcggaggcggcggcggcgccaccCAAACGTTATATACCCACAGTTAAGCAATGGGATGAGCgctgcaaagccaaagccagcaaagcagctgccaatAAAGAAAacgagaagcagcagcaacatcagcccagagcagcagctgaggaGTCAAGCGAGCAACCAGCTCGTGCTATGCTCGCCTCCAGTTTGCGTCAGAATTTGCCACCGCAGCCTGCACAGCAACTCAACGCAAAGTCTCGCGAGCTGTTTGTGCCACGCTTTTGGCCACGTGCTCCCTCGCTGGCCAGCTCGGAGCGGCGACGTGGCAATCTTACACATGCGCGCAACATTTCGCGCGCCTTTCCCATGTGCGGCCTGCTGCCCACGCCCAGCCCGCATGGCCAgccagacgacgacgacgacgaggacgACGACGTCGCTTATGAGTGCTCCAAGTCCATCAAGCGCTACAGCattgagcagctgctcaagttggagccacagccgcagcaactgcaaaagccacaaattgAGCATTCGCTGCTTAAGCTCAACTTTCTCTTTGATTAA
- the LOC108601784 gene encoding uncharacterized protein LOC108601784 isoform X2, with protein MHNLIKSPALYEILKSPMPEQLESNDKRATTETTTELNANAFEFVPRATLSESESEPKTTEQRLNLNELQRQFEALDQCKATQPKLLLPWKGFPKPLRPERLNKARATAKQQQPKAKAAHVACKQKKPPAHTNKEPDCKATDKLKTTAEKKLAEEKRREHERKIALEALKLVEQRRSRETEEPKPKPLVHLSRSPVRFTPEERVRVDRLRLIKREHIERVLREMRDELEAKQQQQQQQPISNRYVALQRALKQQPASETEAATEPVLKPAAAAAAEAAAAPPKRYIPTVKQWDERCKAKASKAAANKENEKQQQHQPRAAAEESSEQPARAMLASSLRQNLPPQPAQQLNAKSRELFVPRFWPRAPSLASSERRRGNLTHARNISRAFPMCGLLPTPSPHGQPDDDDDEDDDVAYECSKSIKRYSIEQLLKLEPQPQQLQKPQIEHSLLKLNFLFD; from the exons atgcacaacTTGATAAAGAGTCCAGCACTATACGAGATACTAAAGAGCCCCATGCCCGAGCAGCTAGAAAGCAACGACAAGAGAGCGACAACTGAGACAACAACTGAGCTGAATGCAAATGCGTTTGAGTTTGTGCCACGTGCCACGctaagcgagagcgagagtgagccGAAGACGACTGAGCAGCGGTTGAATCTAAATGAGCTGCAGCGTCAGTTCGAAGCGCTGGATCAATGCAAAGCAACGCAgccgaagctgctgctgccctggAAAGGATTTCCCAAGCCGCTGCGTCCCGAGCGACTAAACAAAGCGC gcgcaactgcgaagcagcagcagcccaaggcGAAGGCAGCGCATGTTgcctgcaagcaaaagaagcCGCCAGCGCATACAAACAAAGAGCCAGACTGCAAAGCAACGGACAAGCTCAAAACTACTGCTGAGAAGAAGCTGGCGGAGGAAAAGCGACGCGAGCATGAGCGCAAAATAGCGCTGGAGGCGCTCAAGCTTGTAGAGCAGCGACGCAGCCGCGAGACGGaggagccaaagccaaagccgctgGTGCATTTGTCGCGCTCCCCAGTGCGCTTTACGCCTGAGGAGCGCGTGCGCGTCGATCGCTTGCGTTTGATTAAACGTGAGCATATCGAGCGCGTGCTGCGTGAAATGCGCGATGAGCTTgaagcgaagcagcagcagcaacaacaacaacccatAAGCAATCGCTATGTAGCGCTGCAGCGTGcgctgaagcagcagccagcgtcAGAGACAGAGGCAGCAACTGAGCCTGTGctgaagccagcagcagcagcagcagcggaggcggcggcggcgccaccCAAACGTTATATACCCACAGTTAAGCAATGGGATGAGCgctgcaaagccaaagccagcaaagcagctgccaatAAAGAAAacgagaagcagcagcaacatcagcccagagcagcagctgaggaGTCAAGCGAGCAACCAGCTCGTGCTATGCTCGCCTCCAGTTTGCGTCAGAATTTGCCACCGCAGCCTGCACAGCAACTCAACGCAAAGTCTCGCGAGCTGTTTGTGCCACGCTTTTGGCCACGTGCTCCCTCGCTGGCCAGCTCGGAGCGGCGACGTGGCAATCTTACACATGCGCGCAACATTTCGCGCGCCTTTCCCATGTGCGGCCTGCTGCCCACGCCCAGCCCGCATGGCCAgccagacgacgacgacgacgaggacgACGACGTCGCTTATGAGTGCTCCAAGTCCATCAAGCGCTACAGCattgagcagctgctcaagttggagccacagccgcagcaactgcaaaagccacaaattgAGCATTCGCTGCTTAAGCTCAACTTTCTCTTTGATTAA